From a single Mobula birostris isolate sMobBir1 chromosome 13, sMobBir1.hap1, whole genome shotgun sequence genomic region:
- the LOC140207911 gene encoding probable G-protein coupled receptor 139 encodes MPALFDRYLLVDKVLNMFIAVIGVPVNFVAIVILSRGKCGLSTCTTRYLVAMAVGDLLTVVSEVTLFRIIYKYFPWTFLSITPVCRVIEVLRFTATYCSVWFTVAFTFDRFVTICCQKLKTKYCTGKTAVLVLTTTGVLCCLKNIPRYFLWEPREVIVNVPWFCDLMDYSLTDPWWVGYDWLDTVLSPFIPFVVILLLNALTVRHILMSSRVRKGLRGQSKGQNPSDPEMESRRRSVVLFFTLSGSFILLWLTLVVNFMYYEIRAKGFDFNDSEWIFHFVGVLLKNLSCCTNTFIYAVTQSKFRERVIRAVKYPITSVLQFINKAAT; translated from the exons ATGCCTGCATTGTTTGATAGGTACCTGCTTGTGGACAAAGTATTGAACATGTTCATCGCCGTTATTGGAGTTCCCG TGAATTtcgtggcgattgtgatcctctcccggggaaagtgcggcctctctacctgcaccactcgctacctggtggccatggcagtaGGGGATCTACTGACCGTTGTTAGCGAGGTCACTTTATTTCGAATCATATATAAATACTTTCCGTGGACTTTTCTGAGCATTACCCCTGTGTGCAGGGTGATCGAGGTACTGAGGTTCACAGCCACATACTgctctgtctggttcaccgtcgctTTCACTTTTGATCGGTTTGTcaccatttgctgccagaagctgaaaacaaaatattgcaccgggaaaactgcggttTTGGTTCTCACAACAACCGGCGTGCTGTGCTGTCTGAAAAATATCCCCCGCTACTTCCTCTGGGAACCCAGAGAGGTAATCGTCAATGTACCGTGGTTCTGTGACCTAATGGACTATTCTCTCACCGACCCCTGGTGGGTAGGATATGATTGGCTCGATACGGTTTTAAGTCCGTTCATCCCTTTCGTTGTGAttctgctgctcaacgctctgacagtccgGCACATTTTAATgtccagtcgggtccgtaagggacTGAGGGGTCAAAGCAAAGGCCAGAATcccagtgacccggagatggagagcaggaggaggtctgtggttctattcttcaccctctccggcagcttcatcctcctgtggctGACACTGGTTGTAAATTTCATGTATTACGAgatcagagcaaaaggatttgatttcaatgattctgaatggATCTTTCACTTTGTCGGGGTTTTGCTGAAGAATTTGAGCTGCTGCACGAACACGtttatttacgcggtgactcagtcgaaattcagggagcgGGTGATCAGAGCGGTGAAATATCCGATCACCTCGGTGCTTCAGTTCATTAATAAAGCCGCGACCTGA